One segment of Methylotuvimicrobium sp. KM2 DNA contains the following:
- a CDS encoding ISNCY family transposase, which yields MAYPFKEKEQFTQARLIERIRQVFETLPDGRSGTGVYQKYSMVDAALSAFSVFFMQSPSFLDHQRTMQKERGKNNAQSLFGVYQIPSDNQIRNLLDAVSPDALWPLYRWVLQALEAQGKLKEFQVLGDSVLVALDGVEYFSSQKIHCACCSTKTLKNGAIHYAHSAVTPVIVSPHQADVIPLAPEFIAPQDGSDKQDYELAAARRWLEREGGHLPANVTFLGDDLYCKQPFCEYLKQQGRHFILVCKPESHKTLYEWVEDFQRLGQVEVIEKRRWTGKQRLTERYRIAQQVPLRDSDDALLVNWCEIEVIDEQGHIVYRNAFATDYALGAHNVADIVSAGRTRWKIENENNNTLKTKGYHFAHNFGHGKKHLAALLASLIILAFLVHTLLQWFDQCYRLLREELSSRKTFFNDLRALTRYFCFDSWQHLMAFMLDGLNIPIPH from the coding sequence ATGGCTTACCCTTTTAAAGAAAAAGAACAATTCACGCAAGCTCGCTTGATCGAGCGAATCAGGCAAGTCTTCGAAACCTTGCCCGACGGTCGCAGTGGGACTGGTGTTTACCAGAAATACAGTATGGTCGATGCAGCACTGAGCGCCTTTTCGGTGTTTTTTATGCAATCACCCTCGTTTCTGGATCATCAGCGGACGATGCAAAAAGAGCGCGGCAAGAATAACGCACAGAGTTTGTTTGGAGTCTACCAAATTCCGAGTGACAACCAGATTCGGAATCTGCTGGATGCGGTGTCACCCGACGCCCTATGGCCACTGTACCGATGGGTGCTGCAGGCATTGGAAGCGCAAGGCAAACTCAAAGAGTTCCAAGTGCTGGGTGATAGCGTGCTGGTGGCCTTGGATGGGGTGGAGTATTTTAGTTCGCAGAAGATTCATTGCGCCTGCTGCTCAACGAAGACACTCAAGAACGGTGCTATCCACTATGCTCACAGCGCAGTTACCCCGGTAATCGTTTCGCCACATCAAGCGGATGTCATTCCGTTGGCACCCGAATTTATCGCACCGCAAGACGGAAGCGATAAGCAAGATTATGAACTGGCGGCCGCGCGGCGCTGGTTGGAGCGCGAAGGCGGCCACCTGCCGGCGAACGTGACGTTTTTAGGCGACGATTTATATTGCAAACAGCCTTTTTGCGAATACCTCAAGCAACAGGGTCGGCATTTCATTCTGGTGTGCAAACCGGAATCCCATAAAACCCTCTACGAGTGGGTGGAGGATTTTCAGCGGCTCGGGCAGGTTGAAGTGATCGAAAAACGCCGCTGGACAGGCAAGCAACGACTGACCGAGCGTTACCGCATCGCTCAGCAAGTGCCGTTGCGCGACAGCGACGATGCCCTATTGGTGAATTGGTGCGAAATTGAGGTCATCGATGAACAAGGTCATATCGTTTACCGCAATGCGTTCGCCACGGATTACGCATTAGGCGCGCACAATGTGGCCGATATCGTCAGCGCCGGTCGTACGCGCTGGAAGATCGAAAACGAAAATAACAACACATTGAAAACCAAGGGATATCACTTCGCGCATAACTTCGGGCACGGTAAAAAGCACCTCGCGGCCTTGTTAGCCAGCCTGATCATTCTGGCTTTTCTGGTTCATACGTTGTTGCAATGGTTCGATCAATGCTATCGCTTGCTGCGTGAAGAATTGTCCAGCCGCAAGACGTTTTTTAACGATTTAAGGGCGCTCACCCGCTATTTTTGTTTTGATAGCTGGCAACATTTGATGGCATTTATGCTTGATGGCTTGAATATCCCCATTCCACACTGA
- a CDS encoding type II toxin-antitoxin system prevent-host-death family antitoxin: MHSVNVTELRQHLPDYLKQVQQGEEIAITLHGKTIARIVPDHQENKREAALKRLEALRGTVIVGDILAPLDEEWTADADNL; encoded by the coding sequence ATGCACTCAGTTAATGTCACTGAACTACGCCAACACTTGCCGGATTATCTGAAGCAAGTGCAACAAGGCGAAGAAATTGCGATTACGCTGCACGGCAAAACCATTGCTCGAATCGTACCCGATCACCAGGAAAATAAACGCGAAGCAGCCTTAAAACGCCTGGAAGCACTGCGTGGGACGGTCATTGTCGGCGATATTCTGGCTCCGTTAGATGAGGAATGGACGGCCGATGCTGACAATCTGTGA
- a CDS encoding type II toxin-antitoxin system RelE/ParE family toxin gives MAQIKWTEPALNDIDEIAEYIALDKPGAAKKLVTEIFKTTRHLKNFPESGRCPPELQDTNYRELIVGPCRIFYRVQKTTIYILYVMRSERELRKFLLEDRAKESG, from the coding sequence ATGGCTCAAATAAAATGGACTGAGCCTGCACTAAACGATATCGATGAGATTGCAGAGTACATCGCTTTAGATAAACCAGGCGCCGCTAAGAAATTAGTCACAGAAATTTTCAAAACCACTCGGCACCTTAAAAATTTCCCGGAATCCGGTCGCTGTCCACCGGAGCTACAAGATACAAACTATCGAGAGTTAATAGTAGGCCCTTGCCGAATATTTTATCGTGTACAGAAAACTACTATTTATATCCTCTATGTGATGCGCAGTGAGCGTGAGTTACGTAAATTCCTATTAGAGGATAGGGCGAAAGAAAGCGGATAA
- a CDS encoding type II toxin-antitoxin system VapC family toxin encodes MLTICDTNVLLFWADNRDRLTVAAQQALDQGREQGSLACAAISFWEIAMLFRKNRLVLPAHYTPTSYMEDIVESLGLNILQLTPAIAALAESGIVTHGDPGDRLIAATAIAHQAPLITADEKLRATSGLQCIW; translated from the coding sequence ATGCTGACAATCTGTGATACCAACGTCCTGTTGTTCTGGGCGGATAATCGAGATCGTTTAACCGTTGCCGCCCAACAGGCTTTAGATCAAGGACGTGAGCAAGGCTCACTGGCATGTGCAGCTATAAGCTTTTGGGAAATAGCGATGCTGTTTCGAAAAAACCGTCTAGTGCTCCCCGCACACTATACACCCACTTCCTACATGGAAGACATCGTTGAATCATTGGGTCTGAATATTTTGCAACTAACGCCTGCGATTGCCGCCCTAGCAGAAAGTGGCATTGTTACACATGGCGATCCAGGCGACCGATTGATAGCCGCTACGGCTATTGCTCATCAGGCACCATTAATTACTGCTGATGAAAAACTTCGAGCTACTTCGGGTTTGCAATGTATCTGGTGA
- a CDS encoding IS5 family transposase: MPRQMFTDEHWGKLKMIMLKMGIYDKPFLRQTTEGIFYRLRVGCPWRDLPSAFGNWNAVYKRFNEWSRKEKLMGIFNELIVEPDLEWSFIDGSIVKAHQHSSGAAYGQESAIGKSVAGNTTKIHMAVDACGLPIHFTVTGGEVHDCKEAPTLVAELPKADYIVADKGYDSEPLRVQIQGKGAVPVIPRKKNSNVGNDDMDWCLYKYRHLVENVFARLKHLRAIATRYDKLKRNFEASVALACAFL; encoded by the coding sequence ATGCCGCGACAAATGTTTACGGATGAACACTGGGGAAAATTGAAGATGATTATGTTGAAAATGGGGATATATGACAAACCCTTTCTTCGGCAAACAACCGAAGGGATTTTTTATCGTTTGCGCGTAGGTTGTCCCTGGCGAGATCTACCCAGTGCCTTTGGTAACTGGAATGCTGTTTATAAACGCTTCAATGAATGGTCTCGTAAAGAAAAACTGATGGGTATTTTTAACGAACTGATAGTTGAGCCTGACTTGGAATGGTCATTTATTGATGGAAGTATTGTGAAAGCTCATCAGCATAGTAGCGGTGCGGCCTATGGGCAAGAATCGGCGATTGGTAAATCTGTTGCGGGTAATACAACCAAAATTCATATGGCTGTTGATGCCTGTGGTCTTCCCATCCACTTTACAGTGACAGGTGGCGAAGTTCATGATTGTAAAGAAGCGCCAACCTTAGTCGCTGAACTGCCTAAAGCTGACTATATCGTTGCTGACAAAGGCTATGACAGTGAACCACTACGTGTTCAGATTCAAGGCAAAGGAGCTGTTCCTGTCATTCCAAGAAAAAAGAATTCAAACGTAGGGAATGATGATATGGATTGGTGTCTCTACAAATATCGTCACCTAGTTGAAAATGTGTTTGCAAGACTGAAACATCTTAGAGCTATTGCTACACGATATGACAAGCTAAAGCGAAATTTTGAAGCTTCTGTGGCCTTAGCTTGCGCTTTTTTATGA
- a CDS encoding DUF4810 domain-containing protein, which yields MSSLRLVGWCVMSVFVLAGCAPQGLYYWGAYEDGLYDRYVENSGEQVEAYLRQSMTEAEANRMPVPPGLYADYGFVLYQRGDKAGAIDYFRRERELYPESTALMNKLIERIEQQDKSGAADLPTAELAGEER from the coding sequence ATGTCTTCATTACGGCTTGTTGGTTGGTGCGTGATGTCGGTCTTTGTTTTGGCCGGCTGCGCTCCTCAGGGATTGTATTATTGGGGGGCTTATGAAGACGGGCTTTATGATCGTTATGTCGAAAACAGCGGCGAACAAGTCGAAGCTTATTTACGGCAATCGATGACCGAGGCAGAGGCTAATCGCATGCCTGTGCCCCCGGGTTTATATGCGGATTATGGTTTTGTGTTGTATCAACGCGGAGACAAGGCGGGCGCAATCGACTATTTTCGTCGTGAACGCGAGCTTTATCCCGAATCCACGGCCTTGATGAATAAATTGATAGAACGGATCGAACAGCAAGATAAATCGGGTGCGGCGGATTTGCCAACCGCGGAATTAGCCGGAGAAGAGCGATGA
- a CDS encoding GNA1162 family protein, translating to MKWGAIILTAWLMAGCAPRQRLDLDTFYAHQPRSILVVPVVNESPEVTAQSVFISTISRPLAERGYYVFPVYLTDMILRDFGLVEAGHIHQMPVDRFFELFGADAVLFVTIKDWSTKYLVVASSVVVSMEYVLKDTKTGLVLWENQQTYTHDSGGGGHPIAMAVAAAINALVTDYLPLARQANFMAFAPPKGLPAGPYHPEYKKDHERF from the coding sequence ATGAAATGGGGTGCGATTATTTTAACGGCATGGCTTATGGCCGGTTGCGCGCCGAGACAACGGCTCGATCTCGATACGTTTTATGCGCATCAGCCGAGGTCGATTTTAGTCGTGCCGGTCGTTAACGAGTCTCCCGAGGTTACTGCGCAATCGGTTTTTATCAGCACCATAAGCCGGCCTTTGGCGGAGCGGGGCTATTATGTTTTTCCGGTTTATTTAACGGATATGATACTGCGCGATTTCGGTCTCGTTGAAGCCGGGCATATTCATCAAATGCCGGTGGATCGGTTTTTTGAGTTATTCGGCGCCGATGCGGTCTTGTTCGTCACGATCAAAGATTGGAGTACTAAATATTTGGTAGTGGCCTCGTCGGTCGTGGTTTCGATGGAATACGTTCTGAAAGATACCAAAACGGGCTTGGTTTTGTGGGAAAACCAGCAGACTTACACGCACGATTCCGGCGGTGGTGGTCATCCGATTGCGATGGCGGTAGCGGCAGCGATCAATGCATTGGTTACCGATTATCTGCCGTTGGCGAGGCAGGCTAATTTTATGGCCTTTGCGCCTCCGAAAGGCTTGCCGGCGGGACCTTATCATCCCGAGTACAAAAAGGATCATGAACGATTTTAG
- a CDS encoding type II toxin-antitoxin system RelE/ParE family toxin, protein MRYEFHLDALAEYEEAAQYYAGCREGLEFRFIAAVEHAVQQIIEAPERWHILEEDIRWRLTRVFPYAVLYTIEKDYVLIIAVMHCHREPGYWRRRISN, encoded by the coding sequence ATGAGATATGAGTTCCATCTCGATGCCCTTGCAGAGTATGAAGAGGCCGCCCAATATTACGCGGGGTGCCGGGAAGGATTGGAGTTTCGCTTCATTGCGGCGGTTGAACATGCCGTCCAGCAGATTATCGAAGCACCGGAACGCTGGCATATCTTGGAGGAAGACATTCGTTGGCGTCTTACGCGGGTATTCCCGTATGCCGTACTCTACACCATCGAAAAGGACTATGTCCTCATTATTGCGGTTATGCATTGCCATCGTGAACCAGGCTACTGGCGGCGAAGAATTTCCAATTGA
- a CDS encoding CsgG/HfaB family protein encodes MKKIVIFAVALSAVSLAACVSRGISEDVVDKGPQVVVAPLAPEERMTIAVSRFTNESIYGSGLFTDASGDRIGKQAADMLSRHLMATQRFNVVERQDIGRLKSEAELMGATEQQFKQNLLGVDALIMGSVVELGRDTTGGVWLLGKEKTQRARARVVLRLVDPKTGQVFYSQEGSGDATMSATSTLGFGGTAGFDSTLEGKAIDAAIVNMINNVVSTLDARRQSRPR; translated from the coding sequence ATGAAAAAAATTGTTATATTTGCAGTTGCATTGTCGGCGGTGAGTTTGGCTGCCTGTGTCAGTCGCGGTATTAGTGAAGATGTCGTCGATAAGGGGCCGCAAGTCGTGGTGGCTCCATTGGCGCCGGAAGAACGGATGACCATTGCCGTGTCTCGTTTTACCAATGAATCGATTTACGGCAGCGGTTTGTTTACGGACGCTTCCGGCGATAGGATCGGCAAGCAAGCCGCGGATATGTTGTCGCGTCATTTGATGGCGACGCAGCGTTTCAATGTCGTGGAAAGGCAAGACATCGGAAGGCTCAAGTCGGAGGCCGAGTTGATGGGCGCGACAGAACAGCAGTTCAAGCAAAATTTGCTCGGGGTCGATGCCTTGATCATGGGATCGGTCGTGGAATTAGGGCGCGACACCACCGGTGGCGTTTGGTTATTGGGTAAAGAAAAAACCCAGCGCGCTCGCGCTCGTGTCGTATTGCGTTTGGTCGATCCGAAAACCGGTCAAGTGTTTTACAGCCAAGAAGGCAGCGGCGATGCGACGATGTCGGCCACCAGCACGTTGGGTTTCGGCGGCACGGCCGGATTCGATTCGACTTTGGAAGGCAAGGCTATCGATGCCGCGATTGTCAACATGATCAATAATGTGGTATCGACTTTGGATGCACGGCGCCAAAGCCGGCCTCGTTAA
- a CDS encoding DUF1778 domain-containing protein, whose protein sequence is MRAASINLRALPEQRDLIDHAANLLGKNRSDFMLEAACERAQSVLLDQVFFGLDTDQFQKFTAMLDAPPKPNVGLERLMAVKPPWENNKE, encoded by the coding sequence ATGCGCGCAGCTTCTATCAATCTACGTGCCTTGCCGGAACAGCGAGATCTCATTGATCATGCAGCCAATCTGCTAGGCAAAAACCGTTCGGACTTCATGCTGGAAGCTGCTTGTGAACGTGCCCAGTCGGTTTTACTTGACCAAGTCTTTTTCGGCCTGGATACGGATCAATTCCAAAAGTTCACTGCAATGCTAGACGCGCCGCCGAAGCCCAATGTCGGCCTGGAGCGACTGATGGCGGTTAAGCCGCCTTGGGAAAATAATAAAGAATGA
- a CDS encoding type II toxin-antitoxin system Phd/YefM family antitoxin: protein MKTELVTTLKRHATRILADLRESKEPVLITEHGKPSAYLVDFEDFERIQNRMRILEGIARGEKAVLEGRIYSESEAEEKMSKWLK from the coding sequence ATGAAGACTGAACTTGTAACCACACTAAAACGTCACGCCACCCGGATTCTTGCCGACTTGCGCGAATCCAAAGAGCCTGTACTCATTACCGAGCATGGCAAGCCGTCTGCTTATCTTGTCGACTTTGAAGACTTTGAACGAATCCAGAATAGGATGCGAATCCTGGAAGGTATAGCAAGAGGCGAAAAAGCAGTTTTAGAAGGGCGAATATATTCAGAATCGGAAGCAGAAGAGAAAATGAGCAAATGGCTCAAATAA
- a CDS encoding type II toxin-antitoxin system VapC family toxin, which yields MNLLLDTHVFLWLNDTPENLSHAALNACQDENNDLFLSLVSAWEIQIKQQLGKLELSESLQTLISTQQSYNGLQLLPIELEHIKALGHLPSPHRDPFDRLLIAQSVKEQMHFVSADRVFANYPVNLIW from the coding sequence ATGAACCTGTTGCTAGATACTCATGTTTTTCTTTGGCTGAACGATACGCCGGAAAATCTGTCCCACGCGGCATTGAATGCCTGTCAGGACGAAAATAATGATCTGTTTCTTAGTCTGGTATCCGCCTGGGAAATCCAGATCAAACAACAACTCGGGAAGCTTGAGCTTAGCGAAAGTTTGCAAACTCTGATTAGCACTCAACAAAGTTACAACGGATTGCAATTACTCCCTATCGAATTGGAGCATATCAAGGCTCTTGGTCATTTACCATCCCCGCATCGAGATCCATTCGACCGCCTATTGATCGCTCAAAGCGTCAAAGAGCAAATGCATTTCGTCAGTGCTGATCGGGTGTTTGCCAACTATCCGGTAAACTTGATTTGGTGA
- a CDS encoding GNAT family N-acetyltransferase, producing MNLTLSAPQPLAPTHLLNDFECGEHTLDDWLKRRAMSNQLSGASRTFVIVDESGRVWGYYAMAAGAISHQLATSAIRRNMPDPVPVMVLGRLAVDRRTQGIKVGAAMLQDAVKRALVVSQNTGVRALLVHALNDRAKQFYEHYGFQESPQHTMTLMLRLNSYAIS from the coding sequence ATGAACTTGACGCTATCCGCACCTCAACCGCTTGCGCCCACACACCTATTGAATGATTTCGAGTGCGGTGAACATACACTGGATGACTGGCTCAAACGCCGAGCGATGAGCAACCAACTCAGCGGAGCCAGTAGAACGTTTGTGATCGTTGATGAAAGCGGGCGTGTGTGGGGTTACTACGCCATGGCTGCTGGCGCGATATCCCACCAATTGGCGACGAGTGCAATTCGCCGCAATATGCCTGATCCCGTTCCGGTCATGGTGCTTGGCAGGTTGGCCGTAGATCGCCGGACGCAGGGTATCAAGGTGGGCGCAGCCATGCTTCAAGACGCCGTAAAACGTGCGCTTGTCGTATCACAAAACACAGGCGTTCGCGCATTGCTCGTCCATGCCCTCAATGATCGTGCGAAGCAGTTCTACGAGCATTACGGTTTTCAGGAGTCGCCGCAGCATACTATGACTTTGATGCTACGTTTGAATAGCTACGCAATTTCTTAA
- a CDS encoding ISNCY family transposase, protein MAYPFKEKEQFTQARLIERIRQVFETLPDGRSGTGVYQKYSMVDAALSAFSVFFMQSPSFLDHQRTMQKERGKNNAQSLFGVYQIPSDNQIRNLLDAVSPDALWPLYRWVLQALEAQGKLKEFQVLGDSVLVALDGVEYFSSQKIHCACCSTKTLKNGAIHYAHSAVTPVIVSPHQADVIPLAPEFIAPQDGSDKQDYELAAARRWLEREGGHLPANVTFLGDDLYCKQPFCEYLKQQGRHFILVCKPESHKTLYEWVEDFQRLGQVEVIEKRRWTGKQRLTERYRIAQQVPLRDSDDALLVNWCEIEVIDEQGHIVYRNAFATDYALGAHNVADIVSAGRTRWKIENENNNTLKTKGYNFAHNFGHGKKHLAALLASLIILAFLVHTLLQWFDQCYRLLREELSSRKTFFNDLRALTRYFCFDSWQHLMEFMLDGLNIPIPH, encoded by the coding sequence ATGGCTTACCCTTTTAAAGAAAAAGAACAATTCACGCAAGCTCGCTTGATCGAGCGAATCAGGCAAGTCTTCGAAACCTTGCCCGACGGTCGCAGTGGGACTGGTGTTTACCAGAAATACAGTATGGTCGATGCAGCACTGAGCGCCTTTTCGGTGTTTTTTATGCAATCACCCTCGTTTCTGGATCATCAGCGGACGATGCAAAAAGAGCGCGGCAAGAATAACGCACAGAGTTTGTTTGGAGTCTACCAAATTCCGAGTGACAACCAGATTCGGAATCTGCTGGATGCGGTGTCACCCGACGCCCTATGGCCACTGTACCGATGGGTGCTGCAGGCATTGGAAGCGCAAGGCAAACTCAAAGAGTTCCAAGTGCTGGGTGATAGCGTGCTGGTGGCCTTGGATGGGGTGGAGTATTTTAGTTCGCAGAAGATTCATTGCGCCTGCTGCTCAACGAAGACACTCAAGAACGGTGCTATCCACTATGCTCACAGCGCAGTTACCCCGGTAATCGTTTCGCCACATCAAGCGGATGTCATTCCGTTGGCACCCGAATTTATCGCACCGCAAGACGGAAGCGATAAGCAAGATTATGAACTGGCAGCCGCGCGGCGCTGGTTGGAGCGCGAAGGCGGCCACCTGCCGGCGAACGTGACGTTTTTAGGCGACGATTTATATTGCAAACAGCCTTTTTGCGAATACCTCAAGCAACAGGGTCGGCATTTCATTCTGGTGTGCAAACCGGAATCCCATAAAACCCTCTACGAGTGGGTGGAGGATTTTCAGCGGCTCGGGCAGGTTGAAGTGATCGAAAAACGCCGCTGGACAGGCAAGCAACGACTGACCGAGCGTTACCGCATCGCTCAGCAAGTGCCGTTGCGCGACAGCGACGATGCCCTATTGGTGAATTGGTGCGAAATTGAGGTCATCGATGAACAAGGTCATATCGTTTACCGCAATGCGTTCGCCACGGATTACGCATTAGGCGCGCATAATGTGGCCGATATCGTCAGCGCCGGTCGTACGCGCTGGAAGATCGAAAACGAAAATAACAACACATTGAAAACCAAGGGATATAACTTCGCGCATAACTTCGGGCACGGTAAAAAGCACCTCGCGGCCTTATTAGCCAGCCTGATCATTCTAGCTTTTCTGGTTCATACGTTGTTGCAATGGTTCGATCAATGCTATCGCTTGCTGCGTGAAGAATTGTCCAGCCGCAAGACGTTTTTTAACGATTTAAGGGCGCTCACCCGCTATTTTTGTTTTGATAGCTGGCAACATTTGATGGAATTTATGCTTGATGGCTTGAATATCCCCATTCCACACTGA
- a CDS encoding DNA phosphorothioation-associated putative methyltransferase: protein MIGKKVLNHVYWHFSLTGEQSLEVQQRITEAEKLSRCLAERDYNIVKYEINGTAISLLHYPDFFDTPFPVLATSHRIDLNNKRIEKRNYQDSYNPPILHRKELLLGEQHPRNPEYRELTATAEQLGLFDNPVTIGFKQAWDALIAEKGFQLIDGQFVPIGNEVDMPTDTLTDSPSASIVRHLTALSRSNLSAPMQCLARHGFLDGDLSVFDYGCGKGDDIRNLKANSISVAGWDPHYAPDQSKQEADIVNLGFVINVIEDYQERLEALIGAYRLTRQILVVSAMLFNQNALKGQPYNDGVITQRNTFQKYYTQTELKEFLSDTLDTDAIPVAPGIFFIFKDQDAEQRFLLNRQRSRRNILRVPQHPFGPPQPKLSRREKIYQAYRHLLDPLWQQTLAIGRLPDKTEIPELIALTEAFGTANKALRFMLDQFEEDLLEQARQSRIDDFLTYLALQTFSKRKPYKHLESGLQRDIKAFFGDYKNAVACAQSVLFQISNTASIETTCRHATEQGLGYFDDEHALYLHTSLVDRLPALLRIYIGCATVLYGDIDQTDLIKIHSQSGKLSLMRYDDFTEQPLPRLLERVKINLREQTFDLYQYGEEFEPTNLYLKSRFINEEFANYAQQLHFDEQLQALDLFDLSGYGPKPDEFRETLAKHRWEIDGFDLIRSRSLPNIDDNCGGYLTYRHLIECGETQQHTGQPNLPKEPDSYNALYDLAVNILDPVIDYFGMIRLTYGFCSHELGKLIKKRVAPKLDQHAAHERNTRNNLICSRLGAAADFIVENENMREVADWIAENTPFDRLYFYGENRPIHVSYGPEHKKEYIDMVTTESGKQVPRKRRLA, encoded by the coding sequence ATGATCGGCAAAAAAGTCCTCAACCATGTTTATTGGCATTTCAGCTTAACCGGCGAACAATCCCTCGAAGTTCAGCAACGCATTACCGAAGCGGAGAAGTTGAGCCGTTGCCTTGCGGAGCGCGATTACAATATCGTCAAATATGAAATCAACGGAACGGCCATATCCCTGCTGCATTATCCGGATTTTTTCGACACTCCCTTCCCTGTCCTGGCCACGAGTCATCGCATCGATTTAAACAACAAACGAATCGAAAAACGCAATTATCAAGACTCATACAACCCCCCTATTCTGCACCGTAAAGAACTATTACTCGGCGAACAGCATCCCCGCAACCCGGAATACCGAGAACTCACCGCTACCGCCGAACAACTCGGCCTGTTCGATAATCCGGTCACCATCGGCTTTAAACAAGCTTGGGATGCGTTGATTGCCGAAAAAGGCTTTCAGCTAATCGACGGACAATTCGTACCGATCGGGAACGAAGTCGATATGCCAACGGACACCTTGACAGATAGCCCGTCCGCTTCGATTGTTCGGCATTTGACCGCACTGTCTCGTAGTAATTTGTCCGCACCGATGCAATGCTTGGCCCGACACGGTTTTTTAGACGGCGACCTATCGGTATTCGATTACGGTTGCGGTAAAGGCGACGATATTCGCAATCTCAAAGCCAATTCGATTTCGGTCGCCGGCTGGGACCCTCATTATGCGCCGGACCAATCTAAGCAAGAAGCGGATATCGTCAACCTGGGATTTGTCATTAACGTGATCGAAGACTACCAAGAACGCCTGGAAGCACTCATCGGCGCCTATCGACTAACCCGGCAAATCTTGGTCGTTTCGGCGATGCTGTTCAACCAAAACGCATTGAAAGGCCAGCCCTATAACGATGGCGTCATCACGCAGCGCAATACCTTCCAAAAATATTACACTCAAACCGAACTCAAAGAATTTTTAAGCGACACGCTAGACACGGACGCGATTCCTGTCGCCCCCGGCATCTTCTTTATCTTCAAGGATCAAGACGCCGAACAGCGTTTTTTATTAAACCGGCAACGCAGCCGTCGAAATATTTTGCGCGTGCCGCAACATCCTTTCGGCCCGCCGCAGCCGAAACTGTCGCGTCGAGAAAAAATATACCAAGCCTATCGGCATTTACTCGATCCGCTTTGGCAACAAACCTTGGCGATCGGACGCCTGCCGGACAAAACCGAAATCCCGGAATTAATAGCGCTCACCGAAGCCTTCGGCACAGCCAATAAAGCCTTGCGCTTCATGCTCGACCAGTTTGAAGAAGATTTACTGGAACAAGCCCGGCAAAGCCGCATCGACGACTTTCTTACCTACCTTGCCTTGCAGACTTTTTCCAAGCGCAAACCTTATAAACACTTGGAAAGCGGCTTACAGCGGGACATCAAAGCTTTTTTCGGCGACTATAAAAACGCGGTGGCCTGTGCTCAATCGGTTCTATTTCAAATCAGCAATACCGCATCGATCGAAACCACATGCCGCCACGCCACAGAACAAGGTTTAGGCTATTTCGATGACGAACACGCTTTGTACCTGCATACCAGCCTAGTCGACCGCCTACCGGCGCTACTGCGCATTTACATCGGCTGCGCAACGGTATTGTATGGCGACATCGACCAAACCGATCTAATCAAGATTCATAGCCAATCCGGAAAGCTGAGTCTGATGCGTTACGACGACTTTACCGAGCAACCTCTGCCGCGTTTGCTCGAGCGCGTCAAAATCAATCTGCGCGAACAAACTTTCGATCTGTATCAATACGGCGAAGAATTCGAGCCGACTAATTTGTATTTGAAATCGCGCTTCATCAATGAAGAATTTGCGAACTACGCGCAGCAATTACACTTCGACGAACAATTGCAAGCACTCGATCTTTTCGACCTGAGCGGATACGGCCCGAAACCGGACGAATTTCGCGAAACCTTGGCCAAGCATCGCTGGGAAATCGACGGCTTCGACTTGATCCGCAGCCGAAGTCTTCCGAATATCGACGACAACTGCGGCGGTTATTTGACCTATCGGCACTTGATCGAATGCGGCGAAACGCAACAACATACAGGCCAACCGAATCTGCCCAAAGAGCCGGACAGCTATAACGCGCTTTACGATTTGGCCGTCAACATACTCGATCCTGTCATTGACTATTTCGGCATGATTCGCCTGACCTACGGCTTTTGCTCGCATGAGCTCGGCAAGCTGATCAAAAAGCGCGTCGCGCCGAAACTAGACCAACATGCCGCACACGAACGCAACACGCGAAACAACCTCATCTGCTCTCGTCTCGGCGCTGCAGCCGACTTTATCGTCGAGAACGAAAACATGCGCGAAGTCGCCGACTGGATCGCCGAAAACACACCGTTCGACCGGCTGTATTTTTACGGCGAAAACCGACCGATTCATGTCAGCTACGGGCCGGAGCATAAAAAAGAATACATCGACATGGTCACGACCGAATCGGGCAAACAAGTGCCGAGGAAAAGGCGATTAGCCTAG